The Flavobacterium marginilacus genome window below encodes:
- a CDS encoding Fic family protein — MNSLCVDFALETGELKGLVDSLSGEVQQETILQFMIAEAIKTSEIEGEFYSRQDVMSSIKKNLGMTEAIGQIRDKNAQGIGKLMVEVRNSYAEKLTEITIKDWHATLMEFSKHISVGEYRSGSESMQIVSGSFGKEIIHFEAPPSNEVPSEMEKFINWYNDFEIKPTDIKNVLIKTSISHLYFESIHPFEDGNGRIGRAIAEKCLSESLNRPVLMSISSTIEQNKKQYYDSLKQAQLTLEITDWILYFSTLILESQKSAKQTVLFTLNKTKFMDKFKSQMNERQAKAVLKMFENGVSGFEGGMTAIKYVSITKTSRATATRDLQDLTEKSILIPKGGGRSVSYDLNLGY; from the coding sequence TTGAACTCTTTATGTGTGGATTTTGCATTGGAAACAGGCGAATTAAAAGGTCTTGTAGATTCATTGTCAGGTGAGGTTCAACAGGAAACGATTTTACAGTTTATGATTGCAGAGGCGATTAAAACTTCGGAGATAGAAGGGGAATTTTATAGCAGACAGGATGTAATGTCTTCGATTAAGAAAAACTTAGGGATGACGGAGGCGATAGGTCAAATTAGAGACAAAAATGCCCAAGGTATCGGAAAACTGATGGTGGAGGTTCGAAATTCCTATGCTGAAAAATTGACCGAGATTACCATTAAGGATTGGCATGCCACTCTTATGGAATTTTCTAAGCATATTAGCGTAGGAGAGTATAGATCAGGAAGTGAGTCAATGCAGATTGTTTCTGGTTCTTTTGGCAAAGAAATTATCCATTTTGAAGCGCCTCCTTCCAATGAAGTACCTTCCGAAATGGAGAAATTCATTAATTGGTATAATGATTTTGAAATAAAACCAACTGATATTAAAAATGTACTGATCAAAACTTCGATATCGCATCTTTATTTTGAAAGTATTCACCCTTTTGAAGACGGAAACGGAAGAATTGGGAGGGCTATTGCCGAAAAATGTCTTTCGGAGTCTTTGAACCGACCTGTATTGATGAGTATTTCAAGTACTATCGAACAAAATAAAAAACAATACTATGATTCCCTGAAACAGGCGCAACTAACCCTCGAAATTACGGATTGGATTTTATATTTTTCCACATTGATTTTGGAATCTCAAAAAAGCGCCAAACAAACGGTACTTTTTACATTGAACAAAACAAAATTTATGGACAAGTTCAAAAGTCAGATGAACGAAAGACAAGCAAAGGCCGTTTTGAAAATGTTTGAAAACGGAGTTTCTGGTTTTGAAGGAGGCATGACAGCCATAAAATATGTTTCCATCACAAAAACCTCAAGAGCAACCGCCACAAGAGATTTGCAGGATTTGACCGAAAAAAGTATTTTAATTCCAAAAGGTGGAGGGAGAAGTGTATCTTATGATTTGAATTTAGGGTACTAG
- a CDS encoding 1-deoxy-D-xylulose-5-phosphate synthase — protein sequence MKSNLLEHIYSPTDLRQLDEAQLPQLAQELRDFIINIVATKEGHLGASLGVVELTIALHYVFNTPEDLLVWDVGHQAYGHKILTERRTIFHTNRQLKGISGFPRRSESIYDTFGVGHSSTSISAVLGMAIASNLKGDFEKQHIAVIGDASIASGMAFEGLNHAGVTDANLLVILNDNAIGIDPSVGALKKYLTSVKEGKNPKQNNMIRSLNFNYSGPIDGNDIFAVIKELKRLQKIKGPKFLHLITTKGKGLQQAEENQVKYHAPGKFDATTGEIIPKHEEHLPPKYQDVFGLTILDLAKKNEKIVGITPAMPSGSSLKFMMDAFPKRAFDVGIAEQHAVTLSAGMATQGMIVYCNIYSTFLQRAYDQVIHDVALQNLPVIFCLDRAGLVGEDGATHHGVFDLAYLRCIPNMIVYAPLNEIELQNILYTAQLGLRHPIAIRYPRGRGVISDWKNLHFGKYQQIEIGKAKILKSGTKIAVLSAGAIGNNVTLALAKIKHREKFAHYDFAFIKPLDENELHTIFDQFETVITIEDGVTKGGFGSAILEFAAMYHYSSKIKVLGIPDIFIEQGSIDELQQYCSISVDSLEIVFSSY from the coding sequence ATGAAAAGCAATTTACTCGAACATATCTACTCCCCAACCGATTTACGCCAGCTTGACGAAGCGCAACTTCCGCAATTGGCACAGGAATTAAGGGATTTTATCATCAATATTGTTGCTACCAAAGAAGGCCATCTTGGCGCCAGCTTGGGTGTGGTCGAATTGACTATTGCTTTGCATTATGTTTTCAACACTCCTGAAGATTTATTGGTTTGGGATGTTGGTCACCAAGCCTACGGACATAAAATATTGACTGAGAGAAGAACCATTTTTCATACTAACCGTCAACTGAAAGGCATTTCGGGTTTCCCAAGGAGAAGCGAAAGTATTTACGACACTTTTGGCGTAGGCCATTCTTCCACTTCCATATCAGCAGTTTTAGGAATGGCGATTGCTTCGAATTTGAAAGGTGATTTCGAAAAACAACATATAGCCGTAATCGGTGATGCTTCAATTGCTTCAGGAATGGCTTTCGAAGGGCTGAATCATGCCGGTGTTACCGATGCTAACTTGTTAGTTATTCTTAATGACAACGCCATCGGAATTGATCCGAGCGTTGGTGCTCTCAAAAAATATCTTACTTCAGTAAAAGAAGGAAAAAATCCGAAGCAAAATAATATGATTCGGTCACTGAATTTCAATTATTCGGGACCAATTGATGGAAATGATATTTTTGCAGTAATAAAAGAACTTAAACGCCTGCAAAAAATAAAAGGACCAAAATTCTTGCACCTTATCACCACCAAAGGCAAAGGACTTCAACAGGCAGAAGAAAATCAGGTGAAATATCATGCGCCAGGTAAATTTGATGCCACAACAGGCGAAATTATCCCGAAACACGAAGAACATTTACCTCCAAAATACCAAGATGTTTTTGGTCTGACCATTTTGGATTTGGCCAAAAAGAACGAAAAAATAGTTGGAATAACTCCAGCAATGCCTTCCGGAAGTTCACTAAAATTCATGATGGACGCTTTCCCGAAACGTGCCTTTGATGTTGGAATTGCAGAACAGCACGCCGTAACATTATCCGCCGGAATGGCCACACAGGGAATGATTGTGTATTGCAATATTTATTCTACTTTCCTACAACGCGCCTACGATCAGGTGATACACGATGTGGCTTTACAAAATTTACCCGTTATTTTTTGCTTGGACAGAGCCGGTTTGGTTGGCGAAGACGGCGCGACGCATCACGGCGTTTTCGACTTGGCATATTTACGATGCATTCCCAACATGATTGTTTATGCGCCGCTAAATGAAATTGAACTACAAAACATTTTATACACCGCACAATTAGGATTGAGACATCCTATTGCTATTCGTTATCCACGAGGCAGAGGCGTTATCAGTGATTGGAAGAATCTACATTTTGGCAAATATCAACAAATTGAAATAGGAAAGGCTAAAATTTTAAAAAGTGGCACAAAAATTGCGGTATTATCTGCCGGAGCAATTGGCAACAATGTTACTTTGGCTTTGGCCAAAATAAAGCATCGGGAGAAATTTGCTCATTATGATTTTGCTTTTATCAAACCATTGGATGAAAACGAACTGCATACCATTTTTGATCAATTCGAAACCGTTATAACCATTGAAGATGGCGTAACTAAAGGTGGTTTCGGAAGCGCAATTCTGGAATTTGCAGCAATGTATCATTATTCTTCCAAAATAAAGGTTTTGGGAATTCCAGATATCTTTATCGAACAAGGATCAATTGATGAGCTGCAACAATATTGCAGTATTTCCGTTGATAGTTTAGAAATAGTTTTCTCAAGTTATTGA
- a CDS encoding alpha-2-macroglobulin family protein: MKTKGLIYVFCVFFLFQACGRKSASDFNSDFSLFKEYIVSFTGGIVSAQSDIRVVLAFDNNNWKVNQTLDSDLFDISPSVDGKVVALSSNTIAFIPDKKLDSGTEYQVTLHLDKLNPKVAEKNKELSNFNFTIKTIKQDFIVNTLDVQSYSKEYQYLNCVLKTADNMDFETAKKLVEAEHNGKDLHLIFEKSNAVGKEFKFRIDSIQRLDSPSNLEINFDGTDYDMDQKGTIDFPITALNEFKVLKTELQEGNNQMLSINFSEPLEKGQDFKGLVAIQNTNNLKFSTQGNVLKVYFNNEKAVEKPVEVAPEVVAVTETSTVAVDTASVPQDTASVAEPEEVVTVAEPEPVAVVSQKLTGELLLEVFQGIESEYGKKLNENYSEKISFDEIKPNVRFIKNGTILPSSSNLKLNFEAVNLRAVDVKVFKIYKNNILQFLQDNELNGTRNLKRVGQPIAKSTLTLNEGNLVNSSKWNTFALDLSKIISPEPGAIYRVEFSYKKAYSLYKCQNSEADDSENEEEEVDEKDVNYSQNAYDDYYYEDYDWRESQDPCTNSYYYNARIGTNILASDVGVIAKRGENKSYLFAVSNIITTEPIANARVDLYSFQQQKLGTVATSSEGIASFQLDTFAYFAIVTYGTQSTYVRLDDGNSLSVSNFNVSGETLQKGLKGFIYGERGVWRPGDNLYLSFILNDASNKLPLGHPIKFRLSDPNGKVTYQTVQKTNEWNHYAFTVPTEADAPTGNWEAMVSVGGAKFYKSIKIETIKPNRLKIKNTFKRAMLSSSYPNTSNLEVTWLHGAVAKNLNVEMQAKFSPQTTTFKNYEKYTFDDLVRQFSTEEITVFSGKLDANGKASTAINPKIQGVSPGMLKASFITKVYEEGGDFSTDVISTAYSPFNTYVGIKSPELSKYGMLETRKVNQFDIVTVDENGRPKSVKNLEVKIYKVEWRWWWDASSDNLSNYNSDNATTSYKTFRINTDANGRGAVRFALTDEEWGRYLIRVSDEVGGHATALTVNIDWPVWSGKTRNTDASTANMLVFSTDKEKYAVGENAQISFPSSEGGRAFISIENGSKVVQTLWAKTQKGETKVTIPITASMAPNVYFNITLLQPHASTKNDSPIRMYGIVPIEVVDKNTILTPKLSMPDVLRPEQSFALKVSEQSGREMTYTIAIVDEGLLDLTRFKAPNAWDSFYVREALGVKTWDIYDDVIGAYGGRVNQVFSIGGDQDLGGGKAKKANRFKPVVIYMGPFKLEKGQTKTHQIKLPKYIGSVKTMVVAGDATTSAYGSVEKATPVRSPLMVLASLPRKISPSEKVTIPVTVFAMEKNIKNVTVQVKANNGLKVIGSAVQRVSFAQPDEKMAYFNLAVGSVTGIGKVQIVATSGKEKSVYDVEIDMTNPNPVTNTFTDVILEPNSSKTISWKPFGVAGSNKAKLEISSMPTINLNGRLQYLIQYPHGCVEQTTSSVFPQLYLNDIADLDAMRKGLIQKNITAGITRLGSFQLSNGGISYWQGGTVADDWGTSYAGHFMIEAEKKGYFLPINFKTKWISYQQKEAKQWRFMPSYGNDLAQAYRLYTLALAGVPDLASMNRLRETKGISNESKLRLAVAYVLAGQKSAGQTLFLNSKIEDDSNYNYYYYGSADRNRAMALETMLLLGQKQNAFAMAIKLAKAMSSDQWMSTQTTAYCLYAMAKFSVSNGAKGIDIQFGKDGKMQAIKTMKTIADRSLTVTAGLNSVTLKNNRKNRLFVRLLNTGILPIGQENVVQSNVSASIVFKNRKGGVINVSKINQGTEFVAEVTVRNQKNEHVENVALSQILPSGFEIVNTRFTDYGDATNNFADYIDIRDDRTNFYFGLKAGEAKTFRILLNASYLGTYYLPGLQCEAMYDNTFLARTKGFWVQVVK, encoded by the coding sequence GTGAAAACAAAAGGATTAATTTACGTGTTTTGTGTGTTTTTTTTGTTTCAGGCGTGTGGTAGAAAATCAGCCTCCGATTTTAATTCCGATTTTTCATTATTTAAAGAGTATATAGTCAGTTTTACGGGGGGAATTGTCTCGGCGCAATCGGATATTCGTGTGGTTTTGGCTTTTGACAATAATAATTGGAAAGTCAATCAGACTTTGGATAGCGATTTATTTGATATTTCTCCAAGTGTTGACGGAAAAGTCGTGGCACTTTCGAGCAATACGATTGCTTTTATACCCGATAAAAAGTTGGATTCGGGTACGGAATATCAAGTGACTTTGCATTTGGACAAATTGAATCCGAAAGTGGCCGAAAAGAATAAGGAACTTTCTAATTTCAATTTCACGATAAAAACCATTAAGCAGGATTTTATTGTCAATACACTCGATGTTCAGTCCTACAGCAAAGAATATCAATATTTGAATTGTGTTTTGAAAACCGCGGATAATATGGATTTTGAAACCGCCAAAAAGTTGGTGGAAGCGGAGCATAATGGAAAAGATTTACATTTGATTTTTGAGAAATCGAATGCAGTTGGAAAAGAATTTAAATTCAGAATTGACAGTATTCAGCGATTGGATTCTCCAAGCAATCTTGAGATTAACTTTGATGGGACTGATTATGATATGGACCAAAAAGGAACTATCGATTTCCCGATTACGGCTCTGAATGAATTCAAAGTTTTAAAAACCGAATTGCAGGAGGGAAATAACCAAATGTTGTCGATCAATTTTTCGGAACCGTTGGAAAAAGGGCAGGATTTCAAGGGCTTGGTGGCAATTCAAAACACCAATAATTTAAAGTTTTCGACCCAAGGAAATGTGTTGAAGGTTTATTTTAACAATGAAAAAGCCGTAGAGAAACCTGTTGAAGTGGCTCCTGAAGTCGTGGCTGTAACCGAAACATCGACCGTTGCAGTTGATACAGCTAGTGTTCCTCAGGACACGGCTTCGGTTGCAGAACCTGAAGAAGTTGTTACGGTTGCCGAACCTGAGCCCGTTGCTGTCGTTTCTCAAAAACTTACAGGTGAATTATTATTGGAAGTTTTTCAGGGAATCGAAAGTGAATATGGCAAAAAGCTAAATGAAAATTATTCGGAGAAGATTTCATTTGACGAAATAAAACCGAACGTTCGTTTCATCAAAAACGGAACAATTCTGCCAAGTTCGAGCAATTTAAAACTCAATTTTGAAGCGGTAAATCTTCGGGCTGTTGATGTAAAAGTGTTTAAGATTTACAAAAACAACATTCTTCAGTTTCTGCAGGATAACGAATTAAACGGTACCCGAAATCTGAAAAGAGTGGGTCAGCCAATTGCAAAATCAACGCTTACTCTTAACGAAGGGAATTTAGTCAATTCAAGTAAATGGAACACTTTTGCTTTGGATTTATCCAAAATTATAAGTCCGGAACCGGGTGCGATTTACAGAGTGGAGTTCTCGTATAAAAAGGCTTATTCGTTATACAAATGTCAAAATTCAGAAGCTGATGACAGTGAAAATGAGGAAGAAGAAGTCGATGAGAAAGACGTGAATTATAGTCAAAATGCCTACGACGATTACTATTATGAAGATTATGATTGGAGAGAAAGCCAAGATCCCTGCACGAATTCCTATTATTACAATGCTAGAATCGGAACTAATATTTTGGCGTCCGATGTTGGGGTTATCGCCAAAAGAGGCGAAAACAAATCGTATTTATTTGCGGTAAGCAACATCATTACAACCGAACCGATTGCCAACGCGAGAGTGGATTTGTACAGTTTTCAGCAACAAAAATTAGGAACCGTAGCGACAAGCAGTGAAGGGATTGCAAGTTTTCAGTTGGATACATTTGCCTATTTTGCGATTGTCACTTACGGAACGCAGTCAACTTATGTTCGACTTGATGACGGAAATTCGTTGTCGGTGAGTAATTTTAATGTGTCCGGTGAAACTTTGCAAAAAGGTCTCAAAGGTTTTATCTATGGAGAACGCGGGGTTTGGAGACCGGGAGATAATTTGTATTTGTCCTTTATTTTGAACGATGCTTCGAATAAACTTCCGTTGGGACATCCGATTAAATTCAGATTGAGTGATCCTAACGGAAAAGTCACTTATCAGACGGTCCAAAAAACAAATGAATGGAATCATTATGCTTTTACAGTTCCCACAGAAGCTGATGCGCCTACTGGAAATTGGGAAGCAATGGTCAGTGTCGGCGGTGCCAAGTTTTACAAAAGCATCAAAATCGAAACTATCAAACCGAATCGTTTGAAAATTAAAAATACGTTCAAAAGAGCGATGCTTTCGTCTTCGTATCCAAACACAAGTAATCTAGAAGTGACGTGGCTTCACGGTGCCGTGGCCAAAAATTTGAATGTCGAAATGCAGGCTAAATTTTCGCCACAAACAACAACTTTTAAGAATTACGAGAAATATACTTTTGACGATTTGGTACGTCAATTTAGTACCGAAGAAATTACTGTTTTTTCGGGTAAATTGGATGCCAACGGAAAAGCAAGTACGGCTATAAACCCCAAAATACAGGGTGTTTCACCGGGTATGCTCAAAGCTTCGTTTATCACAAAAGTATATGAGGAAGGTGGTGATTTCAGTACCGATGTTATTTCGACAGCCTATTCCCCGTTCAATACTTATGTGGGGATTAAATCGCCGGAACTCAGCAAATACGGGATGCTTGAAACCCGTAAAGTGAATCAGTTTGATATTGTCACCGTCGATGAAAACGGACGTCCAAAGTCGGTTAAAAATCTCGAAGTGAAAATCTATAAGGTTGAATGGCGTTGGTGGTGGGATGCGTCAAGCGATAATTTGTCCAATTATAATTCGGATAACGCCACGACTTCGTATAAAACTTTTAGAATTAATACCGATGCCAACGGAAGAGGAGCGGTACGATTTGCATTGACTGATGAAGAATGGGGGCGTTATTTAATTAGGGTTTCGGATGAGGTTGGCGGACACGCAACAGCTTTGACAGTAAACATTGATTGGCCGGTTTGGTCGGGAAAAACGAGAAACACTGATGCTTCAACGGCCAATATGTTGGTTTTTTCTACTGACAAAGAAAAATATGCCGTGGGAGAAAATGCCCAAATTTCTTTCCCTTCGAGTGAAGGAGGACGCGCTTTTATTTCTATCGAAAATGGCTCAAAAGTAGTGCAAACTCTTTGGGCGAAGACCCAAAAAGGAGAGACGAAAGTGACCATTCCGATTACGGCTTCGATGGCTCCGAATGTGTATTTCAATATTACGCTTTTGCAACCGCACGCTTCGACTAAGAACGATTCTCCTATCAGAATGTATGGAATTGTGCCTATTGAAGTGGTGGACAAAAACACGATACTTACGCCAAAATTATCGATGCCGGATGTATTGCGTCCTGAACAATCATTTGCCCTAAAAGTGAGTGAACAGTCCGGCAGGGAAATGACTTATACCATTGCGATTGTCGATGAAGGGTTATTGGATTTGACTCGTTTTAAAGCACCAAATGCGTGGGACAGTTTTTATGTCCGAGAAGCTTTGGGAGTAAAAACTTGGGATATTTACGATGATGTGATTGGGGCTTACGGCGGAAGAGTGAATCAGGTTTTTAGCATTGGAGGTGATCAGGATTTGGGTGGCGGAAAAGCCAAAAAAGCCAACCGATTTAAACCTGTTGTGATTTATATGGGACCTTTTAAATTGGAAAAAGGACAAACCAAAACGCATCAAATAAAATTGCCGAAATATATCGGTTCTGTAAAAACGATGGTGGTGGCCGGAGATGCGACTACGAGTGCTTATGGAAGCGTCGAAAAAGCAACCCCTGTCCGTAGTCCGTTGATGGTTTTGGCTTCATTGCCAAGAAAAATTTCTCCATCGGAAAAAGTGACGATTCCGGTTACAGTTTTTGCAATGGAAAAAAACATCAAGAATGTTACGGTTCAGGTTAAAGCCAATAACGGATTAAAAGTGATTGGCAGTGCTGTTCAAAGAGTATCATTTGCACAGCCGGATGAAAAAATGGCTTATTTTAATTTGGCTGTTGGTTCAGTGACGGGGATTGGTAAAGTGCAGATTGTGGCCACTTCGGGCAAGGAGAAATCGGTTTATGATGTGGAAATCGATATGACCAATCCGAATCCGGTGACCAATACATTTACCGATGTGATTTTAGAACCAAACAGTTCCAAAACTATTTCTTGGAAACCATTTGGCGTTGCGGGAAGCAATAAGGCAAAATTAGAAATTTCGTCGATGCCGACCATCAATTTGAACGGACGATTACAGTATCTCATTCAGTATCCCCACGGTTGTGTCGAGCAAACGACATCGTCTGTTTTTCCGCAATTGTATCTGAATGATATTGCCGATTTGGATGCCATGCGCAAAGGTTTAATTCAAAAAAATATTACTGCCGGAATTACTAGGCTTGGAAGTTTTCAGTTGTCAAATGGTGGAATTTCATATTGGCAAGGAGGAACCGTTGCCGATGATTGGGGAACTTCCTATGCCGGCCACTTTATGATTGAAGCGGAGAAAAAAGGTTACTTTTTGCCAATTAATTTTAAAACCAAATGGATTTCGTATCAACAAAAAGAAGCCAAGCAATGGCGATTTATGCCGAGTTACGGAAATGATTTGGCGCAGGCCTACCGTTTATATACTTTGGCTTTGGCCGGAGTTCCTGATTTAGCTTCGATGAACAGATTGCGCGAGACGAAAGGGATTTCGAACGAAAGTAAATTACGTCTGGCGGTGGCTTATGTGTTGGCCGGACAAAAATCGGCGGGTCAGACCTTATTCTTGAACAGTAAAATAGAAGACGATTCCAATTACAACTATTACTATTATGGTTCAGCCGACAGGAATCGGGCGATGGCTCTGGAAACGATGTTGTTGCTTGGGCAAAAGCAAAATGCATTTGCAATGGCGATAAAATTAGCCAAAGCTATGTCAAGCGACCAATGGATGAGTACGCAGACTACGGCTTATTGTTTGTATGCGATGGCTAAATTCTCAGTGAGTAATGGTGCCAAAGGAATCGATATTCAGTTTGGAAAAGACGGAAAAATGCAGGCAATTAAAACGATGAAAACAATCGCCGACAGAAGTCTGACTGTCACAGCGGGACTAAACAGTGTAACCTTAAAAAACAACAGAAAAAACAGATTGTTCGTCCGATTACTGAACACCGGAATTCTTCCAATTGGGCAGGAAAATGTGGTACAAAGCAATGTTTCGGCTTCCATAGTTTTCAAAAATAGAAAAGGCGGAGTTATCAATGTATCGAAAATTAATCAGGGAACCGAGTTCGTTGCTGAGGTTACAGTTCGAAATCAAAAGAACGAACACGTCGAAAATGTGGCGTTGTCTCAGATTTTGCCTTCGGGATTCGAAATTGTGAATACCCGTTTCACAGATTATGGTGATGCAACCAACAATTTTGCCGATTATATTGATATCCGGGACGATAGAACTAATTTCTATTTTGGATTGAAAGCCGGTGAAGCAAAAACGTTCAGAATATTGCTGAATGCCTCTTATTTGGGAACGTATTATTTACCGGGACTGCAATGTGAGGCGATGTATGACAATACGTTTTTGGCAAGAACTAAAGGGTTTTGGGTTCAGGTGGTGAAGTAG
- a CDS encoding DUF3078 domain-containing protein, whose protein sequence is MTTLTKFFIVLFLFFSTHSFTQIKIVTSVADTTNVKPKKNISPSTAIITAIPDTISNWTNKTILGTDISEMAFVNWSAGGTSAITGLIRGQLKRDYKDDNQVWANELIFRYGMNKQEGTELRKTDDVFKLNSTYGYRYNPTSNWYHSAKFNFNTQFTNGYKYPNTTNPISRPFAPAYIFLGAGSEYILKKEKLNLYLSPLTLKSTLVLDQTLADQGAYGVKKAVYDAQGILIENGQRSKTELGILATCSFEREIFNNIYLKNRLILYTDYLHNFGNIDVDWQALADLKVNDYVKANIGFNLVYDEDIDVIKEENGVKINEGPKVQLKQVLGIGLEYAF, encoded by the coding sequence ATGACCACTTTAACTAAATTTTTTATAGTCTTATTTCTGTTTTTTTCCACACACAGTTTTACTCAAATCAAAATAGTTACTAGTGTTGCTGACACTACCAATGTAAAACCTAAAAAAAACATCTCACCGTCTACAGCCATCATTACGGCCATACCCGACACTATTTCCAATTGGACAAACAAAACCATATTGGGCACAGATATTTCAGAAATGGCATTTGTCAACTGGAGTGCTGGGGGAACAAGCGCTATAACAGGCTTAATAAGAGGCCAATTAAAAAGAGATTATAAAGATGATAATCAAGTTTGGGCCAATGAACTTATTTTCAGATATGGAATGAACAAACAAGAAGGAACTGAACTTAGAAAAACAGATGATGTTTTTAAACTCAATTCTACTTATGGATATAGATATAACCCCACTTCGAATTGGTATCACTCAGCAAAATTCAACTTCAACACCCAATTTACCAACGGTTATAAGTATCCAAATACCACAAATCCAATATCGAGACCATTTGCTCCTGCTTATATTTTCTTGGGAGCAGGATCGGAATACATTCTTAAAAAAGAGAAATTAAATCTTTATCTATCACCTTTAACTTTAAAAAGCACGCTTGTCCTCGACCAAACCTTAGCGGATCAAGGTGCATACGGTGTAAAAAAAGCTGTTTATGATGCACAAGGAATTTTAATCGAAAATGGACAGCGCTCCAAAACAGAGCTTGGTATCTTGGCAACCTGTTCTTTTGAAAGAGAAATTTTTAACAATATTTACCTAAAAAACCGCTTAATCTTATACACGGATTACCTTCATAATTTTGGCAATATTGATGTTGATTGGCAGGCTTTGGCCGATTTAAAAGTAAATGACTATGTAAAAGCAAACATTGGCTTCAATTTAGTTTATGATGAAGATATTGATGTCATTAAAGAAGAAAATGGCGTGAAAATTAACGAAGGACCTAAAGTACAGCTAAAACAAGTACTGGGAATCGGATTGGAATATGCTTTTTAA
- a CDS encoding nucleoside deaminase: protein MINIFTDEYFMKKALQEAEMAFEKGEIPVGAVVVVNNTVIARSHNLTELLNDVTAHAEMQAITASANYLGGKYLKDCTLYVTLEPCQMCAGALYWSQIAKIVYGASDDHRGFEKMGTKLHPKTVVISGVMADEASELMKRFFAERRK, encoded by the coding sequence ATGATAAACATTTTCACCGACGAATATTTTATGAAAAAAGCTTTGCAGGAAGCCGAAATGGCTTTCGAGAAAGGCGAAATTCCTGTGGGTGCCGTTGTGGTGGTGAATAACACTGTCATTGCCCGAAGCCATAATTTAACTGAATTACTCAATGACGTTACCGCCCACGCCGAAATGCAGGCCATAACCGCATCGGCGAATTATCTCGGCGGAAAATACCTGAAAGACTGCACGCTTTACGTTACGTTGGAACCCTGCCAAATGTGTGCCGGTGCTTTATATTGGAGCCAAATTGCCAAAATTGTTTATGGTGCAAGCGACGATCATCGTGGTTTTGAGAAAATGGGAACTAAACTGCATCCTAAAACCGTTGTCATTAGCGGGGTTATGGCCGATGAAGCTTCGGAATTGATGAAAAGGTTTTTCGCTGAGAGAAGGAAGTAA